Proteins encoded by one window of Ulvibacter sp. MAR_2010_11:
- a CDS encoding nuclear transport factor 2 family protein, with amino-acid sequence MDLNKVVKQWFKKWEKGDYLNLPISANFTHISPFGTINGKKTYLDLVKENEDKFIGQYFEIHDAIYESNRACVRYTANQGKDFSLDVSEWYYVKNNLIEKIVAYYHIGDIREDRNIENYNN; translated from the coding sequence ATGGACTTAAATAAAGTGGTAAAACAATGGTTTAAAAAATGGGAAAAAGGAGATTATCTCAACCTCCCTATTTCGGCAAATTTCACACATATAAGTCCCTTTGGCACTATAAACGGAAAGAAGACATATCTTGACTTGGTTAAAGAGAATGAAGATAAATTCATTGGACAATATTTTGAAATACACGATGCAATTTATGAATCGAATAGGGCTTGTGTTCGATATACTGCCAATCAAGGAAAAGATTTTAGTTTGGACGTAAGTGAATGGTATTATGTAAAAAATAATCTGATTGAAAAAATAGTCGCATATTACCACATAGGCGACATACGCGAAGACAGAAACATTGAAAACTACAATAATTAA
- a CDS encoding TfoX/Sxy family protein: MGTKGDKLSNQSNEKAEFLVSSLKSLGNISSKKMFGGNGVFSDGKMFAMVDSMGECFLKVDEKLESDLAEIGSEKHSKMPYSSIPEKILNDKNELINWSRKSILLKS; encoded by the coding sequence ATGGGAACAAAAGGTGATAAACTCTCAAATCAGTCGAATGAAAAAGCAGAATTCTTAGTTTCTTCCCTAAAATCATTGGGCAACATTAGTTCCAAAAAAATGTTTGGAGGTAATGGTGTCTTTTCAGATGGGAAAATGTTTGCTATGGTAGATTCTATGGGTGAGTGTTTTTTGAAAGTTGACGAAAAACTGGAATCCGATTTAGCCGAAATAGGATCTGAAAAACACTCAAAAATGCCATATTCTTCTATTCCAGAAAAAATTCTAAATGACAAGAATGAACTTATTAATTGGTCTAGAAAATCTATTCTCTTAAAGTCGTAA
- a CDS encoding amidohydrolase family protein — MKPFKLLTFFLLFSLLSGTLLGQDRLPIIDMHMHIGAPLDLPAGAPAPCLPQPCVRKGQATADSSNNLIKTLEAMDRYNIVKGFLSDVNVNELQEWANAAPGRFILSSFILDPANSSLEELRKELKAKRMGGIGEIGSQLIGMAPNDPRLDPYFALAEEFDVPVLIHTEGIGPPLPSFRASAGSPLLLEAVLVSHPKLRLFVENSGYPYLDEMIAMMYQYPQLYGDLSTITWIIPQSAFYDYLKRLIEAGLGKRLMYGSDQMRWPEMIGKGIEAIEEADFLTNEQKRDILYNNAVNFLKLDMEH, encoded by the coding sequence ATGAAACCATTTAAACTCCTAACGTTCTTTTTGCTTTTTAGCCTATTGTCAGGTACTTTGTTGGGTCAAGACCGACTTCCTATTATCGACATGCATATGCATATTGGTGCGCCATTAGACTTACCTGCTGGTGCTCCAGCTCCTTGTCTGCCTCAACCATGCGTTAGAAAGGGACAGGCAACAGCAGATTCATCTAATAATCTTATAAAGACGCTCGAAGCAATGGATCGCTATAACATTGTCAAAGGGTTTCTAAGTGATGTTAATGTGAATGAGCTCCAAGAGTGGGCAAATGCAGCACCCGGTCGCTTCATTTTATCCTCATTTATTCTCGATCCGGCTAATTCTTCTCTAGAGGAACTAAGAAAGGAGCTAAAGGCTAAACGAATGGGGGGAATTGGTGAGATCGGATCACAACTTATAGGGATGGCTCCCAATGATCCCCGGCTAGACCCTTATTTTGCATTGGCGGAAGAATTTGATGTTCCGGTTCTGATTCACACCGAGGGAATTGGTCCTCCATTGCCCAGCTTTCGTGCTTCTGCCGGTAGCCCTCTTTTACTTGAAGCAGTGTTGGTAAGCCACCCGAAACTGCGGCTATTCGTGGAGAATTCCGGATATCCTTATCTAGATGAAATGATTGCCATGATGTACCAGTATCCACAACTATATGGAGATTTATCTACGATAACTTGGATTATTCCACAAAGTGCTTTTTACGACTACCTGAAACGACTCATCGAAGCCGGACTCGGAAAACGATTGATGTATGGGTCCGATCAGATGCGCTGGCCTGAAATGATTGGGAAAGGAATCGAAGCTATTGAAGAAGCTGATTTTTTAACGAACGAACAAAAAAGAGACATCCTTTATAACAACGCAGTCAATTTTCTGAAATTAGATATGGAGCATTAA
- a CDS encoding VanZ family protein, with protein sequence MKKKIKITSRKERKLWISALVVLIAIYATLFLGGQLLDLMVERRIIEQGLFYLFLLLFITFIISGWKSSRNRLENWIYAGVIAVYGMALLRMDITTSERSHMIEYGLLSILIYEALIERKRNGVNVKIPVLTSILGAGTIGLLDECIQYFLSYRIFDMVDIGFNYLASAFGVITSIGVRKLKQVFTNWQMK encoded by the coding sequence ATGAAGAAAAAAATTAAAATCACATCAAGAAAGGAACGGAAATTATGGATTTCGGCATTAGTGGTTTTAATTGCGATCTACGCCACGCTGTTTCTGGGAGGTCAACTTCTGGATTTAATGGTTGAACGGCGAATAATAGAACAGGGTTTATTTTACTTATTCCTTCTATTATTCATCACATTCATAATTAGCGGATGGAAAAGTTCCAGAAATAGATTAGAAAATTGGATTTATGCTGGAGTGATTGCAGTTTATGGCATGGCTTTGTTACGAATGGATATCACTACTTCTGAGCGCTCCCATATGATTGAATATGGGCTACTCTCAATTTTAATTTATGAAGCATTGATTGAAAGAAAGCGCAATGGTGTGAATGTCAAAATACCAGTCCTGACTTCAATTTTGGGAGCTGGAACTATCGGATTATTGGATGAATGTATTCAGTATTTTTTATCCTATCGCATTTTCGATATGGTAGACATTGGGTTCAATTATTTGGCATCTGCATTCGGAGTAATTACAAGTATTGGAGTTAGAAAATTAAAACAAGTTTTTACGAATTGGCAAATGAAGTAG
- a CDS encoding SRPBCC family protein translates to MKIKGYIDINKSREEVVKYFADPKYLGEYQDGFIKKELISGEPGRPGAKSEIFYKYGKKDMVLTETIVNNQLPESFESSYYHKQMDNTMKCEFVKLGGEKTRYNYEFEYTRINWIMPKLIAILFPSMYTKPAEKWMVQFKEFVEKQ, encoded by the coding sequence ATGAAGATCAAAGGCTATATAGATATAAACAAATCAAGGGAAGAAGTTGTAAAATACTTCGCAGATCCTAAATATCTTGGAGAATATCAAGATGGGTTTATAAAAAAAGAATTGATAAGTGGTGAGCCAGGTCGGCCAGGAGCGAAATCTGAAATATTCTACAAGTATGGTAAAAAAGATATGGTTTTAACTGAAACTATAGTCAATAATCAATTACCCGAATCATTCGAATCAAGCTATTATCATAAACAAATGGACAACACAATGAAATGTGAATTCGTGAAATTAGGTGGTGAAAAAACAAGGTATAATTACGAATTTGAATACACGAGAATTAATTGGATAATGCCAAAACTTATTGCAATTCTTTTTCCGAGTATGTATACAAAACCGGCAGAGAAATGGATGGTACAGTTTAAAGAGTTTGTTGAAAAACAGTAA
- a CDS encoding type 1 glutamine amidotransferase domain-containing protein has translation MKRLKIVILMFTVITASSFKDTHKEPPSEKVSDEKIELQKHRQMKILFVLTSHDKLGDTGKKTGFWVEEFANPYYTLLDKGATITIATPKGGAAPIDPSSDSPDAATEYTERFDKDAEAKERIANTKVLADMNPDDFDAVFYPGGHGPLWDLSNDKTSIALIEKFNSQEKPIAFVCHAPAALKKVKGANGNPLVKDKKVTGFTNTEEEAVGLTNVVPFLVEDMLKKNGGIYSKKEDWASYAIQDGNLITGQNPASSELVAELLIKKIDHIIK, from the coding sequence ATGAAAAGATTAAAAATCGTAATATTAATGTTTACTGTCATTACAGCATCAAGTTTTAAAGACACACACAAAGAACCACCATCTGAAAAAGTTTCAGATGAAAAAATTGAATTACAAAAACATAGACAAATGAAAATATTATTCGTTCTTACATCTCACGATAAATTAGGAGATACTGGAAAAAAAACAGGATTTTGGGTTGAAGAATTTGCAAATCCATATTACACATTATTAGACAAAGGTGCAACTATTACAATTGCAACACCCAAGGGAGGGGCTGCACCCATAGATCCTAGTAGTGATTCGCCAGATGCTGCAACTGAATATACAGAACGTTTTGATAAGGATGCTGAAGCAAAAGAAAGAATTGCAAACACAAAAGTGTTGGCAGATATGAATCCGGACGATTTTGATGCTGTCTTTTATCCTGGAGGACATGGTCCGTTATGGGACTTGTCAAACGACAAGACTTCTATTGCTTTAATTGAAAAATTTAATAGTCAAGAAAAGCCCATTGCCTTTGTCTGTCACGCACCCGCAGCGCTAAAAAAAGTGAAAGGTGCAAATGGAAATCCATTGGTAAAAGATAAAAAAGTAACAGGATTTACAAATACTGAAGAAGAAGCGGTGGGACTTACTAATGTTGTGCCATTTTTAGTAGAAGATATGTTGAAAAAAAACGGAGGAATCTACTCTAAAAAAGAAGATTGGGCATCTTATGCTATTCAAGATGGAAATTTAATTACGGGTCAAAACCCAGCTTCATCAGAATTGGTAGCAGAATTATTAATAAAAAAAATAGACCATATTATTAAATAG
- a CDS encoding DUF2200 domain-containing protein translates to MKVTAEKNEKVANMIFATIYPLYLNRLEKNGRTKEELNQVIKWFTGFDQVALKTLIDEKATFGTFFQKAKINPNAHLIKGVVCGYRIEEIEDEFELYKQCRQMEKLIDELARGRKMEKILREEKK, encoded by the coding sequence ATGAAAGTTACAGCCGAAAAAAATGAAAAGGTTGCCAATATGATATTTGCAACCATTTATCCACTTTACCTGAATAGATTGGAGAAAAATGGTAGAACTAAAGAAGAACTCAATCAAGTAATTAAATGGTTCACCGGTTTTGATCAAGTTGCTTTAAAAACACTTATTGATGAAAAAGCAACTTTTGGAACATTTTTTCAAAAAGCTAAAATAAATCCAAACGCACACTTAATTAAAGGAGTCGTTTGTGGTTATCGAATTGAAGAAATAGAGGATGAATTTGAATTGTATAAACAATGTAGACAAATGGAAAAGCTGATTGATGAATTGGCAAGAGGTCGAAAAATGGAGAAAATTTTACGAGAAGAAAAGAAATAA